From the genome of Pseudonocardia sp. EC080619-01:
CCCAGCCGTCCGGGCGGAGCCGGCCCGGCACCGCCTCCTCGACGGCGAACGCCATGAACTCGTCGACCGACGGCTGCGACGCGGTGAACCGCTCGTTGGCGGGCCCCTGGACGTTCCAGATGGCGGCCGCCCACTCCAGCATCTTCTCCCGCCCCCGGTCCGGGAGCCCGACCAGCTCGGACACGACGGCCATCGGGAGGTGCTCGGCGAGCTCGGTGGCGGCGTCGAACCGGCCGCGGTCGACCAGCTCGGTGACGATCGTCGCGGCCTCGGCCTCGATGCGCGGGGCGATCTCGCGCATCCGGTCCTGGCGCAGCGGGCGTCCGAGGACCGAGCGCATCATCGTGTGGTCCGGCGGGTCGCTGCACAGCGTGATGCCTTCGAGCTGCGCGTTGACCTGCGGGTCGACGAACACTCCCCGGGCCGACGAGAACGTCCGCCAGTCCATGAGGGCCGCGCGGACCTCGTCGTAGCGCGGCAGCGCGTAGAGGCCGTCCCGGGTCAGCCGGACCACGGGCCCGAGCTCCCGGAGCTCCTCGTAGATCGGGTAGGGGTCGATCCGCGCCGGTTCGGAGAACAGGTCGACGTCACTGGCGGGGACGGTGGGCGCTGCGGGAACGGTCACGGCTCTCCCGGGTGGTGGGGCGTCGTCCGTTCGATGTCTACCAGCTCCGGGCACCGCTGCCCCCGGTCCGACGACGACCGGCCCGGCCGGGCGGCGACGGCACCCGCGGGGGCGGCCGCGTCGTCGTTGTTGATTTATAAATTATTCGGTACGGTCCCGCCGACCACCCCGTCCGACGTCCGGAGGCACCGCCGTGACCCCGCTCCCTCTCGACGGCGTCACCGTCGTCGCCCTCGAGCAGGCCATCGCCATCCCGTTCGCCACCCGCCAGCTCGCCGACCTCGGCGCCCGGGTGATCAAGATCGAACGTCCCGGCACGGGTGACTTCGCCCGCCAGTACGACACCACCGTCCTGGGCCAGTCCAGCCACTTCGTCTGGGTGAACCGGGGCAAGGAGTCGGTCGAGCTCGACGTCAAGGACCCCGACGGGCTGGCCGCGCTGCGGTCGCTGCTGGACGAGGCCGACGTCTTCGCGTCCAACCTGGCCCCCGGCGCGGTGGGCCGGCTCGGGCTGGACGGCGCGACGCTGTCGGAGACCCACCCCCGGCTCGTCGTCTGCGAGCTGTCCGGCTACGGCGAGGACGGGCCCTACGGCGGCAAGAAGGCCTACGACCTGCTGGTCCAGTGCGAGGCCGGGCTGCCGTCCGTGACGGGGACGCCGGACGAGCAGGTGAAGGCCGGGATCCCGGTCGCCGACATCGCCGGGGGCATGTACGCGTTCTCCGGGATCCTGTCCGCCCTCTACGAGCGCGAGCGCACCGGCCGCGGCCAGGTTCTCGAGGTGACGCTGTTCGAGGCGCTCGCCGAGTGGATGGGCTACGCCGCCTACTTCTCCCGGTTCACCGGCTCGGCGCCGCCCAGGTCCGGGCTCCACCACGCCGCGATCGCGCCGTACGGCCCGTTCGCGACGGCCGACGGCGCCGTCTACCTGTCCGTGCAGAACGACCGGG
Proteins encoded in this window:
- a CDS encoding cytochrome P450 — its product is MTVPAAPTVPASDVDLFSEPARIDPYPIYEELRELGPVVRLTRDGLYALPRYDEVRAALMDWRTFSSARGVFVDPQVNAQLEGITLCSDPPDHTMMRSVLGRPLRQDRMREIAPRIEAEAATIVTELVDRGRFDAATELAEHLPMAVVSELVGLPDRGREKMLEWAAAIWNVQGPANERFTASQPSVDEFMAFAVEEAVPGRLRPDGWAAHLYEAADRGEMPHDKCPVMMLDYVTPSLDTTILAISNTVRLFAEHPDQWDLLRADRSLIPHAINESLRLETPVPQFSRVLTEDHEIGGALLPAGSRVALLYGSANRDDRHYPDPTRFDITRRPSDHLAFGRGEHVCVGMHLARLEMTALLDRLADRVRRFEIVESRPMVNNGLRGLESLVVTVS
- a CDS encoding CaiB/BaiF CoA-transferase family protein encodes the protein MTPLPLDGVTVVALEQAIAIPFATRQLADLGARVIKIERPGTGDFARQYDTTVLGQSSHFVWVNRGKESVELDVKDPDGLAALRSLLDEADVFASNLAPGAVGRLGLDGATLSETHPRLVVCELSGYGEDGPYGGKKAYDLLVQCEAGLPSVTGTPDEQVKAGIPVADIAGGMYAFSGILSALYERERTGRGQVLEVTLFEALAEWMGYAAYFSRFTGSAPPRSGLHHAAIAPYGPFATADGAVYLSVQNDREWRRFCEVVLGEPELADRADLVTNDVRYRNRGAVQELVEQRFATLTAAEVVDRLDRAQIANSQLRDVGELFDHPQLAARDRIREVGTQGGPVPALLPPITVRGREPRMAPVPALGEHTDAVRAELSARTGGS